From Cygnus atratus isolate AKBS03 ecotype Queensland, Australia chromosome 1, CAtr_DNAZoo_HiC_assembly, whole genome shotgun sequence, the proteins below share one genomic window:
- the RRP1B gene encoding ribosomal RNA processing protein 1 homolog B, which yields MAPAAVPAPEVQFAQRLAANEKRIRDRAVRKLRGYISGRTQRPEGGFSQDELLKIWKGLFYCMWMQDKPLLQEELANNISQLIHVIQNTEARHLFIQTFWQTMSREWNGIDNLRLDKYYMLIRLILRQSFEVLKRNGWDESLRELLLQLLMKEVMDPESNTPSGIKFHFIDIYLQELAKVGAKELTADQNLKFIEPFCKFVAKSKDCSIMYAVAGGIFEVIVDQSPYAIEDLMKELGGGSDEEGVSEDDSEHGNDEVLKTKADKCFSKKSVQSSEKTEDVYKNADDGIGPVLQFDYKAVADRLFKLASKKNTPARNRKRLYKLVRKFQNLAEGIFPEDFLEDVSTDEDEDDDTFSRGRRKKKAVKPLEKNNLEKVKDSGKDEQEAPSAQETSVHQKRRKKRKKRDSPSADSGTADGNCEERMAETSGSIVFNQGKVSENNKERKKKKLLVNEVNETKNVTTDTRDKHSTSVQSSQTDTEQSKKTQSKKMNPKVQNVPVKPACQNGPANANGAEDVSPSVTPLISKAVKKKQKAESVLVNGDTFLQQTGLKSNKEGLPGALSRDADSESVLSKKVKLKKKTKLVSLEGMKVSNQKAATLKKKRKVKEVLNSVEANGVLETACKKSRQEESSTALAPLKKKKAKPGSGFVKFEKSTLPKPVFFRKAKSAISSTRTSMQLSKLQSSGSKKVTFGLNKNMTAEFKKTDKSILVSPEGLSRVAFNPEQKPRHGVLKSPAGTPTGEPKLKKPFTVPAKKKSTAVDFF from the exons atGGCTCCCGCCGCCGTGCCGGCGCCCGAGGTGCAGTTCGCGCAGCGGCTGGCCGCCAACGAGAAGCGCATCCGGGACCGCGCCGTCAGGAAGCTGCGGGGGTACATCAGCGGCCGCACGCAGCGCCCCGAGG GTGGCTTCAGCCAGGACGAACTGCTAAAAATATGGAAGGGGCTGTTCTATTGCATGTGGATGCAGGATAAACCTCTGCTACAG gAAGAACTTGCAAATAATATCTCACAGCTTATCCATGTGATTCAGAATACAGAGGCTC GACACTTGTTCATTCAAACATTTTGGCAAACTATGAGCCGTGAATGGAATGGGATAGACAATCTGCGTCTTGATAAATATTATATG CTAATCCGTCTGATTTTGAGGCAGTCTTTCGAAGTGCTGAAAAGAAATGGCTGGGATGAAAG tctaAGAGAACTATTACTGCAGCTATTGATGAAAGAAGTTATGGACCCGGAGAGCAATACTCCTAGCGGAATAAAGTTCCATTTCATTGATATCTATCTTCAGGAATTGGCTAAAGTTGGTGCAAAGGAg CTCACAGCAGACCAGAATCTCAAGTTCATTGAACCTTTCTGCAAGTTTGTTGCCAAATCAAAGGA TTGTAGCATAATGTATGCTGTAGCTGGTGGTATCTTTGAAGTCATTGTGGATCAGTCCCCTTATGCCATTGAGGACCTAATGAAAGAACTGGGTGGTGGCAGTGATGAGGAAGGAGTGTCTGAAGACGACAGTGAACACGGAAATGATGAGGTGCTTAAAACCAAAG cagataaatgcttttcaaaaaaatcagtgcagagctctgaaaaaaCAGAGGATGTTTACAAAAATGCTGATGACGGTATTGGGCCTGTTCTTCAG TTTGATTATAAGGCTGTTGCTGACAGACTCTTCAAACTGGCGAGCAAGAAAAATACACCTGCGCGTAACAGAAAGCGTCTGTACAAGCTGGTCAGAAA GTTCCAGAACTTAGCAGAAG GAATCTTCCCCGAAGATTTTCTTGAAGATGTTTCTacagatgaagatgaagatgatgataCGTTTAGCAGGGGAAGGcgaaagaaaaaagctgtcaaacctttggagaaaaacaatttggaaaaagtaaaag ACTCAGGGAAGGATGAACAAGAGGCTCCAAGTGCGCAGGAGACATCAGTTCaccagaagaggaggaaaaaaaggaagaagcgGGACAGCCCAAGTGCTGATTCTGGAACAGCTGATGGAAACTGTGAGGAGAGAATGGCTGAAACATCTGGATCTATTGTATTTAACCAGGGAAAAGTGTCAGAAAAtaacaaggaaaggaagaaaaagaaattgctagTAAATGAGGTGAATGAGACCAAAAATGTAACAACTGACACCAGAGATAAGCACAGCACCTCTGTGCAGAGCAGTCAGACTGACACAGAACAGAGTAAAAAGACTcagtcaaagaaaatgaatccaAAGGTGCAGAATGTTCCTGTAAAGCCTGCGTGTCAGAATGGACCAGCTAATGCCAATGGGGCAGAGGATGTCAGCCCGTCTGTCACACCATTAATTTCTAAGgctgtgaaaaagaaacaaaaagcagagtcCGTCTTGGTCAACGGGGATACCTTTTTGCAGCAGACTGGCCTGAAATCCAACAAGGAGGGCTTGCCTGGGGCGCTGTCAAGGGATGCAGACTCTGAATCTGTACTCTCCAAGAAGgtcaaattaaagaaaaagacaaagctgGTTAGTTTGGAAGGGATGAAGGTCTCCAACCAGAAAGCAGCAAccttgaaaaagaagagaaaagtaaaagaggTGCTAAACTCTGTTGAAGCCAATGGAGTTCTGGAGACTGCGtgcaagaaaagcagacagGAG GAAAGCAGCACCGCTCTAGcaccattaaagaaaaagaaagcaaaaccaggaaGTGGTTttgtaaaatttgaaaaatcaaCTTTACCAAAGCCGGTATTCTTCAGGAAAGCCAAAAGTGCCATCTCTTCCACCAGGACCTCCATGCAG TTGAGTAAACTGCAATCGTCTGGCTCCAAAAAAGTCACCTTTGGCTTGAATAAAAACATGACTGCTG aatttaaaaagacGGACAAAAGTATCTTGGTGAGCCCAGAAGGACTGTCCCGTGTAGCTTTCAATCCTGAACAGAAACCCCGTCACGGAGTCCTGAAGTCACCTGCAGGTACCCCAACAGGAGAACCTAAGCTGAAGAAACCCTTTACTGTTCCAGCTAAGAAGAAATCAACTGCTGTGGACTTCTTTTAA